The sequence below is a genomic window from Halosolutus gelatinilyticus.
ATGACGCTGTCGAGCAGCGAAACGGGCGTGGCGTCGTAGGCCGGGTTCTCGACGGCGAACCCGTCCGCGGGTTCGGGCATGACTTCGCTGCCCGGTCGGAACTCGTTCTCGAAGACGAACCCCTCGGTGACGATCTTCGACGACGCGCCGACGACGGTGACGGGCACGTCGAGGTGGGCCGCAGTCGTCGCGATCGGGAAGGTTCCGACCCGGTTGTACAGCGTGTCGTCGACGATGCAGTCCATCCCGACGACGACCTGATCGCACTTCGGCAGGTAGAGTCCGTTCGCGCTGTCGATGATCAGGGTCGGGTCGATCCCGTCGAGTTCGGCGAGCGTCCGGGCCGTCTTGCGCCCGATGTATCGCGGCCGGGCCTCCGTGATGTAGACGTCGAACGACTTGCCGGCCTCGACCGCCCGTTCGAGGGCTTCGATCACCGTCGAGGAGTAGTCGTGAGTCAGCAGCGTCGCGCCGTCTTCGAGGTGGGCCACGGCGTTCTCCGCCGCTCGTCGCTTGCCCGACTCGACCTGCGCGACGACGTCGGCGATCGCCTCCGTCGTGTACCCCTTGGCTTCCTCGACGCTGTCGGCTCCCGTGGCCGTCACCTGGTCGACGACCGCGCGAACGGCGTTCTGCAGCGAGGCGTGCGAAGGATTCGCCCGACGGAGCGCTCGCCCGTTCCGTTCGAGCGCCCGCTCGTACTCCTCGACGGTGGCGAACTCGCGGTCGATCAGTTCCTCGAGGGCGCGGGTCGCGTTTACGGCGACTACCGAGGAGCTGTGGGTCTTCATCTCCTGGATTTCCTCGACCGTCTCGTCGATCATACCTGCACGAATTCCCGTCAGCGGCAAAGGTGTTCCGGGTACCGTCACCGGAAACGATCGGATCTCTGTCCCGAACGGACCGGGAACGAGGACGACGGACGCTCACGACAGTTCCCGAGCGCCGCCGCCGATCGGAACGCGGGGTGTACAGCGTTACTGCTGCTCCCACCGGCTCGGGGCCATCCCGAGACCGAGCACGATCGGTCGGTACGAAAACGCCACCACGAAGACGATGGCGAGTTCGAGCCAGAAGCTCGGCGATTCGATCACCGCGTTCAACGCCATCAGCGCGAGAAACAGGATCATCAGCATCACGACGTAGTGGACGGCGACTTCCCCGAGACCCTCCGTGTCCATGCCCGGTCTACGACGAGTACATGCAAAACGCTAGTCCCTTCGAATCAGGTACGCGTCGCGGACGTCCGATCGTCGGTTTGGATCACCCGATCGGTACTCGCGGATCACTCGATCGTCGCACCCCGTGCCCCGATCGTCACTCCTTGAACTCGAAGCCCCGACACAACTCGGCCTCGATCCGATCGACGAGCTCCTCGAGGACGACCTCGAACTGGTCGTGCTCGGCGACGTTCGGAACGCGATCGGCAGGGTTGTCCGGAAGGTCGACTCGGAACTCGCCGTTTCCCTCGTAAACGGGTTCGCTCTCGCTCAGTATCTGCCGATCGATCGCGCGGAGGACCTCTGAGTCGTACCGGCCGTGTAACTGCTGGTAGGCGTTCGAGTACGCCTCCTGGAGTTCCTCGAAGTAGTGGACGTACTTCTCCTCGAACTTCGCCGGGTCGAATTCGGTCATATCCGCCCGTTCGGGTGGAGACGGATAACGCTGGTGGGAGCGGGATTCGGGTGCCGATCGCCGACTCCCTCCGGTGAAGTCCGCAGGCTTACGTCCGTGACGGACCTAGTCCCGCCGATGACCGTCACCGTCCGATACGCCTGTCCGCACTGCGGCGCCGTCACCGGCGTCGAGCGCGCGCCCGATCTCGCGGACCGATCGGTCACCACGGTTCGCCAGCCGGGATGGGAGTACGCCCACCCGGACGACGAGAACCTCGAATCGGCCGACGGGATCGCGTTCGTCTGCGGCGAGGACGGCCCCGTCACCGATCCGGAGGGCGAACCGATCGACGGCTGCGGGCGGCCCTTCTACCTTAACTTCGTCCGGTACGAACGCGGCGTCGAACTCGATCCCGATCCGCCGACTTACGGCGGGCCGCGGTTCGATTTTAACGCGTAGTCATCGATCGTCCGGACCGCCTACCGGGTCACCGAGCGCTGGCACCGTCCGTAGTGAACACAATCCTTTTCGACCGCGGACCGCTGCTACCTGTATGGACGAATCCGCTGTTCGCGACCGCCTCCGGACGGTCGAAGATCCGGAACTCGGCGACGACATCGTCTCGCTCGGGCTCGTCAACGAGATCGCTATCGACGGCGATCGAGTCGATATCGATCTCGCGCTCGGCGCGCCGTACTCCCCGACGGAGACGGCCCTCGCCGGCGAGGTTCGCGGGGCGCTCTCCGAGGAGGGCCTCGAGGTCGATCTCTCCGCGAGCATCCCCGATCGCGACGACCTCGCCGCCGAGGAACAGGTCCTGCCGAACGTCAAGAACGTGATCGCCGTCGCCTCCGGGAAAGGGGGCGTCGGCAAGTCGACCGTGGCGGTCAACCTCGCCGCCGGCCTCTCGCAACTCGGGGCCCGCGTGGGGCTGTTCGACGCCGACGTTTACGGGCCGAACGTCCCCCGAATGGTCGACGCCGACGAGCCGCCGATGGCCAC
It includes:
- a CDS encoding DUF5783 family protein, coding for MTEFDPAKFEEKYVHYFEELQEAYSNAYQQLHGRYDSEVLRAIDRQILSESEPVYEGNGEFRVDLPDNPADRVPNVAEHDQFEVVLEELVDRIEAELCRGFEFKE
- a CDS encoding translation initiation factor eIF-2B codes for the protein MIDETVEEIQEMKTHSSSVVAVNATRALEELIDREFATVEEYERALERNGRALRRANPSHASLQNAVRAVVDQVTATGADSVEEAKGYTTEAIADVVAQVESGKRRAAENAVAHLEDGATLLTHDYSSTVIEALERAVEAGKSFDVYITEARPRYIGRKTARTLAELDGIDPTLIIDSANGLYLPKCDQVVVGMDCIVDDTLYNRVGTFPIATTAAHLDVPVTVVGASSKIVTEGFVFENEFRPGSEVMPEPADGFAVENPAYDATPVSLLDSVITDDGRQEF